The DNA segment GTGAAGTTTGTGGAAGTACGCATAAGGTGACAAATTATCTTAATGAAGGAAATTTATTATGTCAAAGACACCAACGTATACTAAGAAAGAAAGGAGATATTAAAAGAACAATTTACGATCCTAATGAAATACATATATATGAAGACTATGCTGAATTTGATACATATGATATAAATGGAGATATAAATGGTATATTTAAAATTGATTTAGATGTAGTTAATTTTGTTAAATCTCATAAAATATATAAACATAAGGACGGATATGCCTGTTATAAATTTAAAGATAAAAATAATAAAACTAAAAATATGAGATTACATAGATATATAATGAATGTACATAATGCTAAAGACAAAAGTATAATTGTAGACCATATTAATCGTGATAAACAAGATAATCGTAGGCACAATTTAAGATTAGCAACATTTAAAGATAATGTAGTTAATACAGGAATGTTTTCTACTAATACATCAGGACACAAAGGAATATCATGGAATAAACAACGTAAAACTTGGGAAGTTTATATTCACCAATATAACAAGAAAATAGGGTTAGGATATTATAAAGACTATGATAAAGCTGTAAAAGTAAGAGAAATCGCTGAAATAATTTATTTTGGTAGTAATAATCCCGAATACAATAAATTAATTAAAAAATATATAGATAATCCGAAAATACAACATATATTATTAAATCATAGGGAGGAATATATTAATGACTAAACAAAAGGTAATAAACTATTATGATGATAGAGGTAAGGTAAGAAATAAAATAGGAATATGGCTTGGGTCAAACACTCACCAAGCCGTAATCCACACTATTAAAGAGCTTACTGCTAATTCAGGAGATATATTAATAGAGAATATAGGTAGTAAGATTATATGGACAATTTATGATGATAAAACTGTAGAAATTTACGATGATGGAACAGGTTTACCACTTGAAGGTACTACAATTATAAAAAAGAAAGATGTAAAGGGGAGAGAAACGACGGAAGTAAAATCTAATTATGAATTATTATTATTAACCTTATTTGCAGGAACAAAACATAATGGATTAGAAACTGGTGAAAAAAATACGGGTAGCAATGGAGTATTTAATACGGTGTTAACTTATTCATCAGAATATGTTGAATATGAAATTGGAAGACCTGATGGCAACATTTATTTTTGCTCATTTAAAGAAGGCTTTATCGATAAAGAATTACAAATCATAGGAGAAACAGATAAAACATATACACGAATTAAATATAAATTATCGGATCAAGTATATACAGAGAATAAATTTACATTTGATGAAATATGTGATATCTGCCAAAAACAATCAGCATTAATTAAAAAGCCGATAATTATAGTAGATGAAACTACTAATCAAGAAGTTATATATAATTTGTCTAACGGGTTAGAAGAGTTATTTAATGTATATTTGCATGATAAAAGTAAATCTTGTAAGGATATAATTATAAAAGACAGTTTTAGCCAAGATGTAACTTTTGAAAATCATCAATATAAAGATAATATGAATTACGAATTAATATTGAATTATACAATTGAAGAAAACAATAATGTAAATATGGATTTTTTAAATCGAAGTGAGTTAATACATCATGGAACTATACAAGATGGTATCATAGATGGACTAAGAAAGTGTATTCATAATTTTATTAATAAAGAAGGATTATATAATAAAAAAGAATCCAACATTAGTAAAGATGATATACTATGTGGATTAAATTATATGATTGATTTTAGTTCATTACATCCTAATATGTATAGTAATCAAACTAAATTTGAAACTAAGGTTAAATATTTTAAAACTCATTTAACAAAGTCTATAATGGATTATTTTGAAATATACGCAATTGAACATAAAGATGAAATGTTAAAGATAGCCAATAAGTTATTAATTAACAAAAGGAGTAGAGAAAAGGCTGAAGTAAATAGAAAAGAAATTAGAAAAAAATTAGAACAAGATGTTAATAAATCAACAGGAAGACCTGACAAATTTGTACCTTGTCAATCTAAAAATAAACACGAGAAAGAATTGATATTAATAGAAGGTGATTCAAGTTTAAATTCAGTAAAATTATCAAGAAATAAAAAGGTTCATTCTATATATCCACTTAAAGGTAAGCCTTTAAATACCTTAAAAAAATCATTAGATGATATATTAAAAAACGAAGAAGTTACGGATATTTTCCAAATATTACAATGTGGTATGCAATATAAAGGAAAATCCATAAAAGGAGTTAAACAATTTAATATAGATGATTTAGATGTTGATAAAATAATAATATTTTCTGATGAAGATGAAGATGGCTTACATATTCGTTCACTGGTTATAGGGATATTTTATGTTTTAGCACCTAAAATAATAGCACAAGGTCATTTATACGTTTTAGATTCACCTTTGTATAGAATAGATACTAAAAATAAAACATATTTAGCTTACAATGAAAAGGAAAAAAATAATATTATTAAAAATTTAAACAATCAAAATGAAAAATTTACAGATTCAAGGTTTAAAGGATTAGGAGGTTTAAGCGTAGATTTATTGTCAGAAACGGCTATGAATATTGAAAATCGCAAACTAACTCAAATTACCATTAATGATATAGAAAAAGCGAAGCAAGTTTTAGAAATGTTTATGGATGATGATTCAACTGACAGAAAACAGTATATAGAAAAATTTGGCGAACAGTATTTTGATTATTCAATATATGAAATATAGGAGGAGATTTAATGATAATACAATCAGAAGTTAGCGAAGCAATTAGAGAATATTATATGCCATATGCCATGAAAGTTATTACGGATAGAGCTTTACCAGATGTTAGGGATGGATTAAAACCTATAGCAAGACGTATATTATGGACAATGTGGAACAACGGATTATTACATAATAAACCTAGAGCCAAATGTGGTAAAGTTGTGGGGGATATTTTAAAAATACATAATCACGGAGATTCTTCTGTCTATAATGCATTATCGTTATTAACAGATCAAAATGAAAGTTTATTACAAGGTTTTATTGATGGTGAGGGAGCTTTTGGGAAAATATACTCCAAAGATTCTCCTTCTGCCATGAGATATACATCAGCTAGGCTTAATAAATTTTCACAAGAAATGTTTAAAAATATCGATAAAGACATAGTTAAATTTATTGGTGAAGATAAGGAGCATTTACAGCCATTATGTTTACCAAATACATTTCCTAATATTTTGATTAAACCTAATAGTGGGGTTGCCGTTGGTGAAGCATGTAATTGGTGTAGTTTTAATTTAGTAGAAGTATGTAATTTGACTCAAGAGTATATTAAAAATAATAATATTAATGTTATAGACTATTTAACTGCTCCAGATTTCAGTACGGGTGGTTATATAATAACAAGTAATTTTGATCTAAATAAAATCTACGAAACAGGAAGAGGTAGTTTTAGGTTACAAGCTAAGTATAAATATAATGAGAAAGAAAATACCATTGAGGTATATGAAATTCCATACAACACTACGGTAGAAGATATTAAAAAAGAAATTACCAATCTTATGAAATCTGACAGATTAAAAGAGGTTAAAGATGTAAAAGATGGAACAGGATATAATACAAAATTAAAAAAGGAAGAAATGGGGGTTATAATAGAAATTAAAAACAATGTGAATCCTAATAGATTAATGAAAAAACTATTTAAATATACATCATTAAATAAATCATTCAATTGTAATTTCAATTGTTTAGTAAATTATAGACCTCAAGTATTAGGTATTAAGCAAATATTAAATGAATGGCTTAAATTTAGAATTGAGTGTGTTAAAGAATCTATTAAATACGATCTCAACAATAAAATAAAATTATTACACTTCTTAAAAGGCTTAGAAAAAGTATTATTAAATATTGATAAAGCTGTAGAAATTATTAGATATTCTAAAACAGATAGCTTAATTATTAATAATCTAAGAAAAGAATTCAATATAGATGAACAGCAAGCTAATGATATAGCTAATATGAAATTAAAAAATATCAATGAACAATATATTAATAATAAAGTTCAATCTATATTAGAGATACAAAAAGAACATGATAAATTAAAAGGTTTATTACAATCAGAAAAAGATATTCAAAATATTATTATTGATGAGCTTGAAAAAGTAAAGAATAACTACGGTAAAGCGAGAAAAACAGAGCTTTTAAATAAACATGAAATAGAAGATACATCTCACGAGGATTTAGTAGAAGACTTCAATCCTACTATAGTTCTTACAGAACAACAATACATAAAGAAAAATAGAGTCTTTTCACAATCTCAAAAATTAAAGGATGATGATAAAATACTACAATTCCATCAATGCAATAATAAAGATGATTTATTATTATTCACTAATAAGGGCAATGTATTAATTCGTAAAGTATATGAATTAGATGAACATAAGCCATCTACATACGGAGATTTCTTACCTAATCTATTAGGTGAACATCTTGAAAATGATGAAAAAGTAATTTACATATCAACTACTAAAGATTACAAGGGATCGGTTATCTCAGTATTTGAAAATGGATATATTGCTAGAACGGATTTACAAACATACAAACCTAAACAAAACAGACAAATTCCAATGAGTGCATACAATACTGATATTGGAATAGTATCTATCCAACTAATAACCAATGATACAGATATACTTCTAGTATCACAAGAGGGTAAAGCATTAATTATCAATACTTCTCAAATCAGACCTACTAAATCAAGAAATACTCAAGGCGTATCTGGAATGAAAATTGATACCGAAACTAATAAAATAATAGCTTCAATTATAGGTGTAACGGTAGATGATAATTTTAATATCGAAACTGAAAAAGGTAAATCTAAGTTTATTATGCTTAACGATATAGCTCCAAATAATAAGGAATCCATGACAGATTATTTAAAAGGTAATAGAAATACTCAAGGTAATTTCATATATAATACAAGGCAAAAGAATGACAGAGTAATTAAATTAACAAAGCAAGAGAATTAATAAAATAAAATTAAAATATATATTTAATTAATGTGAAATTAGTTCTACAAAAAATAAAAAATCCCCTATACAATAAAAATCATTATATAGGGGATGAAAGGTGGTTTATAAGTAATGGAAAACATAAATATACATAATAAAAATTTAGAAATAATATGTGATATGGATGATGTATTAGTTAATCTATCTGAATTTGTAGTTAATCAATATAATAAAGACTTTGATGATAATATGAATTGGCAAGATAATAAATCTTATTGGTGGGGAGATTGCAAAAAAGCACCTAAGTCATATTTTGAACAATTACTACTTAAAAAGGAAACTTTTATTAATCCCAAACCAACAGAAAATTCAATTAAAACTTTAAATAAGCTACATGAGGAAGGATTTAAAATAATATTCTGCACCTACCCACAGTATAATTCTGATTATTGTATAAAAGAAAAGATACAATGGCTACAACAGTATTTTAAATGGTTTAATATTGATGAGAACTTAGTATTTACTCATAACAAAGGATTGTTAGCCAAATCAAATAGAATATTACTTGATGATAATTTAGATCATATATTTTCTTTTATAAATAATGGAGGAATAGGCTGTATATTTAATCAAAATTGGAATGGAAATGTGGGAAACAGAAGATTCATAGGATATAGAATTACTAGGTTTGAAGAGTTTTATACTGTAGTTCATAATTTAGAAAATGAATTAGTAGCGAAGAAAAATTATGAGACCAATGTACTAAAAGAAATTAGTTTTCATAATAAGTATTATGTTAAGTAAATTTACAATGTAAACTTTACGTTGACATGTGTTATTTAATATTTAATTTAAAAGGAGTGTTGCTTTATCATTGATAATAAAAACCAAAAACAATATATATTAACCATAGATAATAAATTATTGCAAGAATATGAGGGGTATTATTTTAAAAAACATCCTAGAGCAAGAAATAAGCCATTTAAAAGTCCAATTCATCCGTCTATAAATGTATGGGCTATTAATAGAATGACCATGAGAAATATGAAAAGTAAATGGAAAGAGTTTGGATTGTGGTTGGTTAATAAACTAGGATATGAGAATTTACATATAGAGAAATTTCAAATTACAATGAAGAACTATTATGGAAATAGAAGACGTAGAGATAATGACAACCAAAGTCCAAAGTTCCTATTAGATCCACTAGTTGAAAGTGGTATGCTAGTTGACGATGATTACAAACATCTAAATCCTTTAATTATAATGGGAGGCTATGATAAAGAAAATCCTAGAATGGAAATTATTGTTGATATATTAGAATAAGTTTGGTATTATACATATATAAGGGACTTTTTATTAACTATTTTATAGACTTAGAGAACTAGACTTATGCTAGTTCTCTTTTTCTATGTATCTGTTTATTAACTCAATTGTAGATAAAATCCCTCTTTTATATCCTTGCATCCAATTATAAGTATACTCATTATGTAACATATCTTCAGTATAATTCTCTTTTTCTAATTCTTTAATTAAATATGTAAGCAAATTTTGCTTATTAATCATATTGTTGCTCAATTTGTTATCACCCCCTATTTGTTTCATTTATGGTTATTTAGTAAAGAAGTATTGTGCAATCATAACTCCTATACCAATAATAGTTCCTACAATACCCCAGAATTCCTTTCTATCTGTAAGTTTAATATTGTTATCAGTGTTAATGGTAGATTTAAATGTAGAGGTTAGAGTATCTGTCACCTTAGTCATCATCAATTCAGATGTTTTGCGATTCTCTTTTTGGGTTTCATACATTAAATTTTTTAATTCTATTTGACCTTTAGAAATTTCATTTAGTTGTAACTCCATTCTAATTTTATTTTCTTCTAATTGACGAATCCTAAGTTCGTGATCCTTAATTGCACTTTTATTATTTTCGATGTCATCTTGGGTTCTTTGTTGCCATAATTCTTCACTATTCATTATAAAGCCTCCTTTCTTTGTTATGATTTTTAATTTATTTTATAATACAGTGTTAAATAATTTCATATTTATCCTTTTCATTAATCATTTTTTGCGTGTCTTCCTTAATATAAAATTTCTTAGTAACATCTAAGCCTTCATGGTGGAGCAACGAAGATACTCTTTCTATTGGCATACCCGCATTTTTTAATAAAGTAGCTCCTGAGTGTCTCCAGTCATGGCAATGTAAAGTTGGCACACCTATCATTTCTCCGACTTTTTTAGTCCATTTACTTAAGGTTGATGTATTAACCTTAGAGTATTCTTTATTATATTTTGATATAAATACATATTCACTTTCTACATCATTTTCCTTTCTTATACTTTGTAATCGTAACAACAATTCTTTAACTTCTTTATTAAAATATAGGTCAACAATCTTCCCTTCTTTTTCAAGAACATCACTAATAATTCTGTTTTCAAAGTCAATTTGCTCCCATTTTGTATTGGATATTGCGTTAACTCTTGCCATTGTAGATAAACTTAATAATACATAAGTTTCAAGTTGTAAATCTCCATATTCTTTTAACTTACTTTTTATTTGTTCAACTTGATCTTTGGTTAAAAATGTTTGAGTTACAACATCGGTATCTTTTCTCGGTCTATCGATAAATTCCATAGGATTCTCTTTGATTATTCTTTTCTTTCTTAAAAATTTATAGAAAGCTGATATTGAAGCCATTCTTCTTTTCATACGTCTGCTATTATTACCTTGTTGTTTACAGAAGTATAAGAATTCCATAATATCATCTTCATTTAATTCGGTAATACATTGGTTGAATTGTTTATCTAATACATAAGTAAACCAATTATATAAATCCATTTCATAATTATAAATAGTTTTTTCACTTAATTCACGAATAGACATATCTATTTTGTACTTATTTAAATATTTCATAGTATCTGTGTTAAATCCCTTAATTTTGTCCTCATTATAAAAATTGATTTTTTTACTTCTTTGTGCCATTATTTAATCACTCCTTAATATTTTTAGTTGTTCTATTTTAATTTATTATCATTATTAAATCTTGGATTATTTCTTTTCCGTTCTTTTAAATCTTGTTCTAGTACAAAATCATTTACAAATACCCAAAATGCTTTATGATTTATAGGATGTAACCCTTTGAATAAGAATTTATGCCCTTTAGATTTTAAATAATGTTTTTGATTTTTACTAAAACATATATAAACTAATTTATATTGCATTGTAATCACCATCCTCTTATTTCAATTACTTTTTAATTTATTTTCCATATGTTTATTGTTTTTACACAATAAAAAAGAATAGCATTTAAGCTATTCTAAAATTGATTTATTACATCTAATAATTGTTTTTTACTTCTTCGAGTATATATATTTGTTGTTAAGATAGAGGCATGACCTGCTAAATCTTTTACTACATCTATTGGTATTCCTCTATCAACTAAATTCATACAAAATAGATGTCTAAATGCATGATTATATACCTTATCTGTCTTTACTTTAGCCTTTCCACCATATTTTTTTACCATGTTTAAAGCAGTAAATCTACTGATTCCACCTCTTTGACCTGTAAATAATTTATCACTATTATTTACTCTAACAGTCATGTAATCTATCCATATTCTTTGTAGTTTTTTAGGAATTAACACTGTTCTATACTTTTTACCCTTCCCGAGTATTCTAATACTATCTTCATCAATGTCTCTTACTAATACTGAGATAGCTTCGCTAACTCTCATACCCGTATAGTATAATGTACATATAAATGCTTTAGCCCTTAAATCACGTGCTTTATCAGCTTCTTTTATCATTCTCATAGCTTCACTATTAGTCAGTATGTCATCTAAAAATCCTTGATCTTGAATCTTTATCATTTTGATATTAACATCATTAATATGTATAAAGTCTAAGTATTTTCTAATAGCTACTATATTTTTATTTACTGTCTTAGGGGATAGCTGTAATCCTTCTAATAAATAGTCTTTAAATTTCCTTAATTCAATTGTATTTACTTCTAATTTATTTTTTTGAAAATATTCTATAAATCTTTTAATATCATTTTTATAAGTATAAATAGTTTTTTCACCTTTATCTTCTTGATATAAGTATTCAATAAATTCATCTAACTTTTTTATCATAATCTTAAAACTCCTTCAATAGACTCAAACCTTTGATATTAGTATATCATAAGCTTGTCTAAAGATTCAACAGAATTGTATATTCTGTTGAATGATTGTAAAGTTTTGCTTATTACAACAATATTAAAAACAACAATTTGAAAAGGTGTTTATTAAATATCAATTTATACAATTTTATAATTTTCAAAATAAAAGTTACTTAATAATTACACTATTAAATTATTTTAAAATTTAAATTTTTAATATAATGCGTTTTAGGATTTTTATAAAAATAGCGTACATTTTTTAAAATATACACATAAGAACTAAAGTATACTATTAATTTTTGCTAAAGACTTCTTTTTGCAATTCAAAAATACACCAAATATAACTTCACTATAATTAATATTGTATATTAAATTTGTGAAAATTATTCTTTTAAATGATAAATTTGTAATATTTATTAGAATTATAGTATAATATATGAGTCTAATCTATTTAGAAAGGGGGAGAGTGTTTAAATGAGTACAATTGACCTTATAGGATTAATAGGTTCTATAATAACTATTGCAACATTTATTTCATCTATGTTTTTAAAATCAAATAGTAATGCTAACTTTAAGGTTAATTCTAATTTTAATAAAAGTCTTAATTCTAATTCTTTTAATAAAACCATAAATACTTATAATTATTCAGTGGAGTATAAAAATAATTTTAATACTCCTAAAAATAATAATGAAGATAGCATGAAAATATTTTGTGTTGTATTTTTAATCTGTGGTGGGTTCTTAATAAAATTTTATTTGGATTATAAAAGCACCATTATTGGCTATCTAATTTTATTATGCATACTTTGTTTTATAATCAATATATTATTGGTTATATATTCTATAAAAAAATTTACAGTAAGTACTTTTTGTATTTTTAATAATTTATTTAAATGGTTCTTTATGTTTATTAATTTTATATTTATTAATCATCCTTATTATTATTCTTCTACTTTAGAAAAAACGCAAAGAATGATTATGAATAAACATAATTTTATTGAAATATTTTTAAACAATACTAGTGCTGAATACTCTGCACAAGCTAAAGCTTGGCAGGTTCTACTTCTATCAATTCTCTTTTTAACTCTCACTTAATTACAAAATTAAGCTACAACATTTAAACTATTAAATTGATTATCTATAGACTTTCTTGCCAATAGTTGCAACCAACTAATTAACGACAAAGGCACGATTCTAATACCTTATTTTATATCTATATTCCCATACTACTTAATAATCTATTTTTACAATTTTTTAATCTTATTATTTCTATATCATGCAATTTTTTAAAACTATCAAATTCATCTAATAATTTATCTTTATTTACTTTATCTAAATTAAGTTTTTCATCTATAATAACATTTTTAATAATTAAAGCACTCATTAAATCTCTTTGTATCTGAATTTCTTGCTCATTTATTTTAAACACATTCCATCTTTCACTCAAAGATTTTTTAATATATTCATTTGTAAAGGGATTATATTGACTTGCCTTTATTTTATAAGTATCTATTTTAAACAACCCTAAATTATGATATTTGAGCTTCCTATTAATTATATCAAGTAACATACTAGGTGCTTTATTTGCTAAAGACTTACCGAATCTTTTCTTTTTATTAAATCTACCCGTTTTCTCATTTATGGTAGTTTCTTTTGCTCTAGCCTGTAACCCATTATAATTCATAGTTTCTACTTTAATGATACTACCTAATGATAATATATAATTAGCCATTTTTTCATGTTTTTGTTTTCTTATACTGGCTAATCTACTTTGCATATCTCTTAACTTTGCTTTAGTTTTTAAATAATTATTACTATTAATCCATCTATCTCTATTTCCCTTTTTAAAAGTGCCATCTTCATTATATTTATTAGGATTATTAGCACGTCTCTGTCTATCTAATTTCTTATTTAATAAACTTTTATGCTTTTCTATATTTTGAATATCCTCTGCTAATTCTAATAATTTAACATCTTTATCGGAACATATGGCTATAGTTTGAGTACCTATATCCAAACCTACCTCACCTGCTCCTAATGTATGTTTTATAGGTGGTATTCCTTCTAATATTAATTGAACATAATATCTAATTGAATTACCTTTGTGTTTTTTGATTATTCTACAAAACTTAACTCTATCTTGAATACATTTTTGTGCATAAGTATAATTTTTTCTTATAATTACAGGTAATTTTAATTTACTAAAGTATATAAATCCATCTCTATATCTTATTCCTTGTCTATTATTAAGTCCTTCTATAGAATACATTTCATTATATTTAATAAAATTAACTCTTTTAGCTTCACCAAACCTCATTCTATCAATAGATTTAATCGCTCTTGCCGATAATGCTTGTACTGTATTAGCATCTATATTTTTAAATTCATTTACCCTTAATGAGGTGGAATATTTGTTTAAATCAAAATTACTAAACTTATATTTTAATTGTGCTTCTTTGAATAGTTTATTTTTATTCATCTTCTTAGTTTCTTTTCTTTCTTGTTGATACATTTTAGATTCTCTCATTAATCTAAATCTTTTTAATCCTTCGCCTAATAAAGCATTATATAACTTTCTTGATAATTCAAAGTATGTATTTAATGCACTTATATCAGATTTAGTAGTCCCTAATCTCAAAGTTAAAACATAACTTGGTGTTTTTGATTTAGTCACAGTATTCACCTCTCTTTTAATGAATTTATATCATATACATATATTATCATATTTATTACAATTTTTCAAGCATTTTTTTAATTTATTTTCCTTGGTTTTCAATATATCTTTTAACAACATCTAAACTTACACTACCTACAGTTGCTACA comes from the Clostridium botulinum genome and includes:
- a CDS encoding HNH endonuclease → MKINNFNVDLYKGKGYQCNIGDTVNIDIKDVSAHSKNKIKIQCDKCKTNIKEITIASLHHSKSYQEGNYICYECKEKILPQMKCEVCGSTHKVTNYLNEGNLLCQRHQRILRKKGDIKRTIYDPNEIHIYEDYAEFDTYDINGDINGIFKIDLDVVNFVKSHKIYKHKDGYACYKFKDKNNKTKNMRLHRYIMNVHNAKDKSIIVDHINRDKQDNRRHNLRLATFKDNVVNTGMFSTNTSGHKGISWNKQRKTWEVYIHQYNKKIGLGYYKDYDKAVKVREIAEIIYFGSNNPEYNKLIKKYIDNPKIQHILLNHREEYIND
- a CDS encoding toprim domain-containing protein, whose protein sequence is MTKQKVINYYDDRGKVRNKIGIWLGSNTHQAVIHTIKELTANSGDILIENIGSKIIWTIYDDKTVEIYDDGTGLPLEGTTIIKKKDVKGRETTEVKSNYELLLLTLFAGTKHNGLETGEKNTGSNGVFNTVLTYSSEYVEYEIGRPDGNIYFCSFKEGFIDKELQIIGETDKTYTRIKYKLSDQVYTENKFTFDEICDICQKQSALIKKPIIIVDETTNQEVIYNLSNGLEELFNVYLHDKSKSCKDIIIKDSFSQDVTFENHQYKDNMNYELILNYTIEENNNVNMDFLNRSELIHHGTIQDGIIDGLRKCIHNFINKEGLYNKKESNISKDDILCGLNYMIDFSSLHPNMYSNQTKFETKVKYFKTHLTKSIMDYFEIYAIEHKDEMLKIANKLLINKRSREKAEVNRKEIRKKLEQDVNKSTGRPDKFVPCQSKNKHEKELILIEGDSSLNSVKLSRNKKVHSIYPLKGKPLNTLKKSLDDILKNEEVTDIFQILQCGMQYKGKSIKGVKQFNIDDLDVDKIIIFSDEDEDGLHIRSLVIGIFYVLAPKIIAQGHLYVLDSPLYRIDTKNKTYLAYNEKEKNNIIKNLNNQNEKFTDSRFKGLGGLSVDLLSETAMNIENRKLTQITINDIEKAKQVLEMFMDDDSTDRKQYIEKFGEQYFDYSIYEI
- a CDS encoding DNA gyrase/topoisomerase IV subunit A, translating into MIIQSEVSEAIREYYMPYAMKVITDRALPDVRDGLKPIARRILWTMWNNGLLHNKPRAKCGKVVGDILKIHNHGDSSVYNALSLLTDQNESLLQGFIDGEGAFGKIYSKDSPSAMRYTSARLNKFSQEMFKNIDKDIVKFIGEDKEHLQPLCLPNTFPNILIKPNSGVAVGEACNWCSFNLVEVCNLTQEYIKNNNINVIDYLTAPDFSTGGYIITSNFDLNKIYETGRGSFRLQAKYKYNEKENTIEVYEIPYNTTVEDIKKEITNLMKSDRLKEVKDVKDGTGYNTKLKKEEMGVIIEIKNNVNPNRLMKKLFKYTSLNKSFNCNFNCLVNYRPQVLGIKQILNEWLKFRIECVKESIKYDLNNKIKLLHFLKGLEKVLLNIDKAVEIIRYSKTDSLIINNLRKEFNIDEQQANDIANMKLKNINEQYINNKVQSILEIQKEHDKLKGLLQSEKDIQNIIIDELEKVKNNYGKARKTELLNKHEIEDTSHEDLVEDFNPTIVLTEQQYIKKNRVFSQSQKLKDDDKILQFHQCNNKDDLLLFTNKGNVLIRKVYELDEHKPSTYGDFLPNLLGEHLENDEKVIYISTTKDYKGSVISVFENGYIARTDLQTYKPKQNRQIPMSAYNTDIGIVSIQLITNDTDILLVSQEGKALIINTSQIRPTKSRNTQGVSGMKIDTETNKIIASIIGVTVDDNFNIETEKGKSKFIMLNDIAPNNKESMTDYLKGNRNTQGNFIYNTRQKNDRVIKLTKQEN
- a CDS encoding 5' nucleotidase, NT5C type; translated protein: MENINIHNKNLEIICDMDDVLVNLSEFVVNQYNKDFDDNMNWQDNKSYWWGDCKKAPKSYFEQLLLKKETFINPKPTENSIKTLNKLHEEGFKIIFCTYPQYNSDYCIKEKIQWLQQYFKWFNIDENLVFTHNKGLLAKSNRILLDDNLDHIFSFINNGGIGCIFNQNWNGNVGNRRFIGYRITRFEEFYTVVHNLENELVAKKNYETNVLKEISFHNKYYVK
- a CDS encoding tyrosine-type recombinase/integrase → MAQRSKKINFYNEDKIKGFNTDTMKYLNKYKIDMSIRELSEKTIYNYEMDLYNWFTYVLDKQFNQCITELNEDDIMEFLYFCKQQGNNSRRMKRRMASISAFYKFLRKKRIIKENPMEFIDRPRKDTDVVTQTFLTKDQVEQIKSKLKEYGDLQLETYVLLSLSTMARVNAISNTKWEQIDFENRIISDVLEKEGKIVDLYFNKEVKELLLRLQSIRKENDVESEYVFISKYNKEYSKVNTSTLSKWTKKVGEMIGVPTLHCHDWRHSGATLLKNAGMPIERVSSLLHHEGLDVTKKFYIKEDTQKMINEKDKYEII
- a CDS encoding tyrosine-type recombinase/integrase, giving the protein MIKKLDEFIEYLYQEDKGEKTIYTYKNDIKRFIEYFQKNKLEVNTIELRKFKDYLLEGLQLSPKTVNKNIVAIRKYLDFIHINDVNIKMIKIQDQGFLDDILTNSEAMRMIKEADKARDLRAKAFICTLYYTGMRVSEAISVLVRDIDEDSIRILGKGKKYRTVLIPKKLQRIWIDYMTVRVNNSDKLFTGQRGGISRFTALNMVKKYGGKAKVKTDKVYNHAFRHLFCMNLVDRGIPIDVVKDLAGHASILTTNIYTRRSKKQLLDVINQF
- a CDS encoding transposase, which gives rise to MTKSKTPSYVLTLRLGTTKSDISALNTYFELSRKLYNALLGEGLKRFRLMRESKMYQQERKETKKMNKNKLFKEAQLKYKFSNFDLNKYSTSLRVNEFKNIDANTVQALSARAIKSIDRMRFGEAKRVNFIKYNEMYSIEGLNNRQGIRYRDGFIYFSKLKLPVIIRKNYTYAQKCIQDRVKFCRIIKKHKGNSIRYYVQLILEGIPPIKHTLGAGEVGLDIGTQTIAICSDKDVKLLELAEDIQNIEKHKSLLNKKLDRQRRANNPNKYNEDGTFKKGNRDRWINSNNYLKTKAKLRDMQSRLASIRKQKHEKMANYILSLGSIIKVETMNYNGLQARAKETTINEKTGRFNKKKRFGKSLANKAPSMLLDIINRKLKYHNLGLFKIDTYKIKASQYNPFTNEYIKKSLSERWNVFKINEQEIQIQRDLMSALIIKNVIIDEKLNLDKVNKDKLLDEFDSFKKLHDIEIIRLKNCKNRLLSSMGI